A genomic region of Pyrus communis chromosome 14, drPyrComm1.1, whole genome shotgun sequence contains the following coding sequences:
- the LOC137714465 gene encoding WEB family protein At3g02930, chloroplastic-like, which translates to MAQTSLRMPLTSSPRGHVSNEHHGDSKALYQGRQMPHPLRPLELSETQQQKMEQPEEELKKVEEQLQAVEVERDRAVDEHQETKKVAEEANVRLSEELATQNDVGMHSELSFTKELLSNARQELKSKAENIESLKLELGKAKGLELKLTENVKTFEAQAKTLLSQNEERIRELETKADNAKTSDAHTKALLSESKRRIRELEMKLAENMKSTEAEAHTKALLFTKEKTIRDLELKLAEKAEISEPHMKALLLRSEERIRELEFKLAEYMKSTNVEADTKALLSESEKKVGELDVKMAENTETAEAQTKTLLLKSDEKIQELELKLAENVETSEARTKALLSEREGKIRDLELKLAENVNTSEARAKSLLSESEGRIQELKLKLAEKVESSEAETKALLSESDKRIRELEMEIEKRKQSEARILDSLITQTNQLEQTKVLLEEAKFESASFHKKLENEDESAESSQDSSASHYHDQPESNISMKEELESLKSELQLTKENLVDVQKKEQLATSVVEKLLEEIKVLKHELKLATEAEENGERAMDDLAFALKEVATEANQLKDKLCVSQAELEHSRAQEERLNAILKSNEESYKTLLDEARREAERHKNIAARLKIEHEESVLAWSGKETGFVNCIRGAEEDRHAAQQENFRLHELLLETDNRAMLSKEENSKLRDILKQALNEANVAKEATAIAQAENSQLKDTLAGKEEALNFLTRENENYRVNEIAAHENIKELKRLLIESSKNEEKEKIPTRENDCKKEEKEKTPSKEKDSKKEAKEKTQSKELKKEAKEKKPPKDVKKEDTGKEKPPLSGDAKKEDKEKTSSKDEKDTTTSQNGSIFGKVFSFNLKELKVSNTHEEVVDHDDDEIELDEALKDSIFEVDSPGSADHRRNSSSTFTDDGEGFQSDDYDHLDGTPGENSRKKKALLRRFGDLIKRSTTYSTKKEPSPDPKKEPSPDTKEETSPTKTEPSPE; encoded by the exons ATGGCGCAGACTAGTCTTCGCATGCCGCTCACGAGTAGTCCCAGAGGTCATGTTTCGAATGAGCACCATGGCGACTCGAAGGCCTTGTACCAGGGCAGGCAAATGCCACATCCCTTGAG ACCGTTGGAGCTTTCAGAGACGCAGCAACAAAAAATGGAGCAACCTGAAGAGGAGTTGAAGAAGGTGGAGGAGCAATTGCAAGCAGTGGAGGTAGAAAGAGATCGAGCTGTCGATGAGCATCAAGAGACGAAAAAAGTGGCAGAAGAGGCCAACGTGAGGCTTAGTGAAGAATTGGCAACGCAGAATGATGTCGGGATGCACTCAGAATTAAGTTTCACGAAGGAGTTGTTGTCGAATGCAAGGCAAGAACTGAAGAGTAAAGCGGAGAATATTGAGTCTTTGAAACTTGAGTTGGGAAAGGCCAAAGGTTTGGAGCTCAAGTTGACTGAGAATGTAAAAACCTTTGAAGCTCAAGCAAAGACTTTATTGTCTCAAAACGAAGAAAGAATTCGGGAATTGGAGACCAAAGCGGACAATGCAAAAACCTCGGATGCTCATACAAAGGCCTTATTGTCGGAAAGTAAAAGAAGAATTCGAGAACTGGAGATGAAACTGGCAGAGAATATGAAGTCCACTGAGGCAGAGGCTCACACAAAGGCTTTATTATtcacaaaggaaaagacaattCGGGATTTGGAGCTCAAACTGGCAGAAAAAGCGGAAATCTCCGAGCCTCACATGAAAGCTTTATTACTCAGAAGTGAGGAAAGAATTCGGGAATTGGAGTTCAAACTGGCAGAGTATATGAAGTCCACTAACGTAGAGGCAGACACAAAGGCTTTACTGTCCGAAAGTGAAAAAAAGGTTGGGGAACTTGATGTCAAAATGGCAGAGAACACAGAAACCGCCGAGGCTCAAACGAAGACTTTATTGCTCAAAAGTGACGAAAAAATTCAGGAATTGGAGCTCAAACTGGCAGAGAATGTGGAAACCTCTGAGGCTCGTACAAAAGCTTTATTGTCAGAACGTGAAGGAAAAATTCGAGACTTGGAGCTTAAACTAGCAGAGAATGTTAACACCTCCGAGGCTCGCGCAAAGTCTTTATTGTCTGAAAGTGAAGGAAGGATTCAGGAATTGAAGCTCAAACTGGCAGAGAAGGTGGAATCCTCTGAGGCTGAAACGAAGGCTTTATTGTCTGAAAGTGACAAAAGAATTCGAGAATTGGAAATGGAAATAGAGAAAAGGAAGCAATCAGAAGCAAGAATTCTTGATTCATTGATCACCCAAACCAACCAACTTGAACAGACCAAGGTTTTACTTGAAGAGGCAAAGTTTGAGAGTGCCTCTTTTCACAAGAAATTGGAGAACGAAGATGAATCCGCTGAAAGTAGTCAAGATAGTAGTGCATCTCATTATCATGATCAACCCGAAAGTAATATTTCCATGAAGGAGGAATTAGAGAGTCTCAAGTCTGAGCTTCAATTGACAAAGGAGAATCTGGTTGATGTCCAAAAAAAGGAGCAACTTGCTACGTCGGTGGTTGAGAAATTACTTGAGGAGATTAAAGTACTTAAACATGAACTGAAGTTGGCAACCGAAGCTGAAGAAAATGGAGAAAGGGCGATGGATGATCTGGCTTTTGCATTGAAAGAAGTTGCGACAGAAGCCAACCAGTTGAAAGATAAACTTTGTGTGAGCCAAGCAGAGTTAGAGCACTCAAGAGCACAAGAAGAGCGTCTGAATGCAATCTTAAAGAGCAACGAGGAAAGTTACAAAACGCTACTGGATGAAGCAAGAAGAGAAGCCGAAAGACACAAAAACATTGCTGCCAGGTTGAAAATAGAACATGAAGAGTCGGTTTTGGCATGGAGTGGGAAAGAAACCGGCTTTGTTAATTGTATTAGAGGAGCCGAGGAGGATAGACATGCTGCACAACAAGAGAACTTTAGATTGCACGAGTTGCTTCTAGAGACGGATAATAGAGCCATGTTATCAAAGGAAGAAAATAGCAAGTTGCGCGATATACTTAAGCAGGCCTTAAATGAAGCAAATGTTGCAAAAGAAGCTACCGCCATTGCTCAAGCCGAAAATTCTCAACTCAAAGATACCCTGGCTGGAAAAGAAGAGGCCTTGAATTTCCTTACTCGAGAAAACGAAAATTATAGGGTAAATGAAATAGCAGCTCATGAAAATATTAAGGAGTTAAAACGGTTGCTTATTGAATCGTCAAAGAAtgaggaaaaagagaaaataccaacaagggaaaatgattgcaagaaagaggagaaagagaaaACGCCATCAAAAGAAAAGGATTCGAAGAAGGAGGCTAAAGAGAAAACACAATCAAAGGAATTGAAGAAGGAGGCTAAAGAGAAAAAACCGCCAAAGGATGTGAAAAAGGAGGATACAGGTAAAGAGAAACCGCCATTATCAGGCGATGCAAAGAAGGAAGATAAAGAGAAAACATCGTCAAAGGATGAGAAGGATACTACAACATCTCAAAATGGAAGCATATTTGGCAAAGTTTTCAGTTTCAATCTTAAGGAGCTCAAAGTTTCAAACACGCATGAAGAAGTTGTTGATCATGACGATGACGAGATTGAACTAGACGAGGCTCTAAAAGACTCGATATTTGAGGTAGACTCTCCAGGGTCAGCTGATCACCGAAGAAATTCTTCTTCTACGTTCACAGACGATGGAGAAGGGTTCCAATCTGATGATTATGATCATCTAGATGGAACTCCAGGTGAAAATTCAAGGAAAAAGAAAGCATTGCTACGAAGATTCGGAGATCTTATAAAGAGAAGCACTACTTATAGTACCAAAAAGGAACCATCGCCGGATCCAAAAAAGGAACCATCACCGGATACCAAAGAAGAAACATCACCAACCAAAACGGAGCCTTCACCAGAATAG
- the LOC137715730 gene encoding cysteine synthase 2 — protein MAPVRSTGAIVAAVSVSMALLSLFIYKSKLSSKKTKLTLASKKNHTNGLVGAIGNTPLIRINSLSDATGCEILGKCEFLNPGGSVKDRVAVKIIEEALESGDLAPGGVVTEGSAGSTAISLATVAPAYGCKCHVVIPDDAAVEKSQILEALGATVERVRPVSITHRDHFVNIARRRATEANELAMKHRKDEQMNGQALGQTNGFQCDGEKQSVVSSYKGGYFADQFENMANFRAHYEGTGPEIWEQTGGNVDAFVAAAGTGGTLAGVSRFLQEKKSNVKCFLIDPPGSGLYNKVRRGVMYTREEAEGRRLKNPFDTITEGIGINRITKNFMMAKLDGAFRGTDKEAVEMSRFLMKNDGLFLGSSSAMNCVGAVRAAQALGPGHTIVTILCDSGMRHLSKFFSAEYLSQYGLTPSASGLEFLGVG, from the exons ATGGCGCCTGTGAGAAGCACAGGCGCTATTGTGGCTGCAGTCTCAGTGTCAATGGCGTTGCTCTCTCTCTTCATCTACAAGTCCAAACTCTCCTCCAAAAAGACCAAACTAACCCTGGCCTCGAAGAAAAATCACACGAATGGCCTCGTTGGTGCCATCGGCAACACACCTCTGATCCGCATCAACAGCCTCTCTGACGCCACCGGCTGTGAG ATTCTTGGAAAGTGCGAGTTTTTGAACCCGGGAGGGAGTGTGAAAGACAGAGTTGCTGTCAAAATTATTGAAGAG GCTTTGGAATCTGGAGACCTTGCTCCAGGTGGAGTAGTCACTGAGGGGAGTGCAGGAAGCACAGCTATAAGCCTTGCTACGGTCGCTCCTGCTTATGGTTGCAAATGCCACGTGGTTATACCTGATGACGCTGCTGTTGAGAAG TCTCAAATACTTGAAGCTCTGGGAGCGACTGTTGAAAGGGTAAGACCAGTGTCAATTACGCACAGAGACCACTTTGTGAATATTGCTAGGCGACGGGCAACGGAAGCAAATGAATTAGCAATGAAGCATAGGAAAGATGAACAAATGAATGGCCAAGCCCTTGGGCAGACTAATGGTTTCCAATGTGATGGAGAGAAACAAAGTGTGGTCTCAAGTTACAAAGGTGGTTACTTTGCTGATCAGTTTGAAAATATGGCAAACTTCCGGGCCCACTATGAGGGTACCGGGCCTGAAATTTGGGAACAGACCGGAGGAAATGTGGATGCATTTGTGGCGGCAGCAGGAACAGGTGGTACCCTGGCTGGTGTGTCCAGGTTTCTCCAG GAAAAGAAGTCTAATGTCAAGTGCTTCCTGATAGATCCCCCTGGTTCCGGTTTATACAATAAAGTTAGAAGAGGAGTGATGTACACTAGAGAGGAGGCTGAAGGACGAAGGCTAAAAAATCCATTTGACACGATAACTGAAGGAATTGGAATCAATAGAATAACAAAGAACTTTATGATGGCAAAACTTGACGGGGCTTTCCGAGGCACAGATAAGGAAGCTGTTGAAATGTCCAG GTTTCTTATGAAGAACGATGGGCTCTTTTTGGGGAGTTCTTCAGCCATGAATTGTGTTGGAGCAGTCCGAGCGGCACAGGCACTTGGTCCCGGTCACACAATTGTGACCATTTTATGCGATAGTGGGATGAGACATTTGAGCAAATTTTTCAGCGCTGAGTATCTGTCTCAGTATGGTTTGACACCCTCGGCTAGCGGATTAGAGTTCCTAGGTGTTGGATGA
- the LOC137715731 gene encoding uncharacterized protein — MDPSPLRTNPPLEEEDEWDTDGFVIPSLVVEEQDKQNQDAPTVEASKPPSPKVEKEEKIYLGPHGAPPLQSKQQEVNPGGRKQKFKQKLKEADRKSTGAGRENKLENLRELVGDGKGGSSMAKGSNRDWLDPHCHESEFEKWNTR; from the exons ATGGACCCCTCTCCATTGCGAACCAATCCACCTCtcgaggaagaagatgagtggg ACACTGATGGGTTCGTGATTCCGAGCTTGGTGGTTGAAGAGCAAGATAAGCAAAATCAAGATGCTCCAACAGTAGAAGCTTCAAAACCTCCATCTCCGAAG gtggaaaaagaagagaagatcTACTTAGGACCGCACGGGGCTCCTCCTTTGCAATCAAAGCAGCAAGAGGTAAACCCTGGTGGCCGTAAGCAAAAGTTCAAGCAGAAACTGAAGGAAGCGGATAGGAAAAGTACCGGGGCAGGCCGAGAGAATAAGTTGGAGAATCTGAGAGAGCTTGTGGGCGATGGGAAAGGAGGCAGCAGCATGGCAAAGGGTTCTAACAGGGATTGGTTAGACCCACACTGTCATGAGTCTGAGTTCGAGAAGTGGAACACCCGGTGA